CTCACTTTAGAGGCTATTTCTGCTCTGATAGCTCCCTCTAAAAAATTTAGACTGTATGGAAGTTTTATTTTTAAATTTAAATTTTTATTATTCACACTTTTTATCTGCATATTCAAAGAATAGTTTTCATCCTGATAAACTAATTTTGAATAACCTGTCATACTTTTCATTAGCTACCTCCATCCAAAAAAGACCAAATAGATAGAGGAATAGGCGACAGTGTCGCCTATTTTCTCCCTATATATTTAAACTAGTCTTGTTTAATCTCATCTTCAATGATTTTTTCTCTGACTTTTTTGTAAGCACTAAATCCTGTACCAGCTGGTATTTTCTTACCAATGATAACATTTTCTTTAAGTCCTTCCAAATAGTCAACCTTACCTTCAATTGCTGCATTAGACAATACTTTAGTAGTTTCTTGGAATGATGCTGCTGATATGAAGCTTCCTGTGTTAACAGCTGCTTTTGTAATACCTTGAATTACAGGTTCATACTTAATTTCAGGTTTTCCAATTGCACGAAGTCTTTCATTTTCTGCATCTACAAGATTTCTTTCAACTACTTCATCTTCTAGGAACAATGATGCTCCAGAATCAACTACTCTTACCTTTTTAAACATTTGTTTAACGATAATTTCAATGTGTTTGTCATTTACAGTAACACCTTGGTCTCTATATACTTGTTGAACTGATTCAAGGATAAATTGTTCAGCTGCTACAAGTCCTTTAATATTCAAGATGTCAAATGGAGATATAGCTCCTTCAGTAATTTTGTCTCCTGCTTTAACTAGCATTCCATCAGTTGCAACTAGACGGTCTGCTACTGGTACTAAGTATTCTTTTACCATATCTGGATCTGTTTGAGATTTGATTAAGATTACTCTCATACCTTTTTTCTTCTTACCAGTTACTTCAACTTTACCATCAACTTCAGTAAGCATAGCTTTTCCTTTAGGGTTTCTAGCTTCAAATAGTTCTTGAACTCTTGGAAGACCTCCAGTGATGTCTTTGTTTCCAGCACCTTGTTTGATGATCTTAGCAATAGTTTGTCCTTTTTGTACCATATCCCCTTCTCTTACCATTAAGAATGCTCCAAATGGAATTGGGTAGCTTCCAATTTGATTTCCATCGTTATCAAATACTACTACTCTTGGGTTGATGTCTCCAGATTCAACTGGTTTAACTGCCATGTATTCTGTAACGTCATATTTTTCGTCATAGTTTTCTTTTACATACAGTTCTCTATATTCGATTCTACCTGCTTGGTCAGCAATTATAGGTATATGGAATGGGTCAAATGTCATTAGGATATCTCCCTCTTTAACCATATCTCCCTCTTTAACCTTTAATACTGATCCTGAGTTAACTTCGTAGTCATAGTTTCCAATGATTAATTTAGCTCCTTGGCTAACTACTACGTCTTCTCCAGTTTCTTCGTTTTTCAATATTTTTATATCTCTAAATGTAACTTTACCGCTGTTATCAGCTTTAGTTGATGTTACAAGTGTTGCTGCTGTTGCAACTCCTCCTGTATGGAACGTTCTCATTGTTAGCTGAGTACCAGGTTCCCCGATTGATTGTGCTGCCACAACTCCAACAGCTTCTCCAAGAAGAATTTCTTTATGGTTAGATAAGTCCATACCATAACATTTTCTACATACTCCTTTTTCAAGAGCACAAGTTAATGGAGATCTGATCTTAACTTTCTTAAGTCCAGCTTCCTCTATCTTCTTAATCATTTCTTTTCCAACCATATCGTTTCTCTTACCGATTGTTACACCGTCTACAACGATATCTTCAGCTAGAACTCTTCCATTGATTCTTTCTTTTAATTCTTCAATTACTTTACCATCTGAAACTAGATCTCCAACTTCAATTCCCTCTAATGTTCCACAGTCTTCAGCATTAACAATAACTTCGTGAGAAATATCAACTAGTCTTCTTGTTAAGTATCCTGAATCGGCAGTTCTTAGGGCAGTATCTGCTAGACCTTTTCTAGCTCCGTGTGATGACATGAAGAACTCTAATACTGTTAGTCCTTCACGGAAGTTTGCTTTGATCGGTACTTCGATAATTCTACCTTGTGTGTCTGCCATGTTTCCTCTCATTGCAGCAAGTTGTCTCATTTGAGATTCGTTACCTCTGGCTCCTGAAGTGGCCATCATGTAAACTGGGTTGAATTGATCTAGTCCACGCATCATTGCATCTCCAACGGCTTTAGTAGCTTCAGACCATACAGTGATAGTTTTTCTATATCTTTCTTCGTTAATAATTTTTCCTGCTTTATAATCAGCATCTATTTGAGCAACTTCAGCATCAGCTTTATCCAGGATATCTTTCTTGTTAGCTGGGATTTCTAGGTCTTCTATACCTACTGATACCCCTGCCATAGCACCATAGTGGTATCCAAAGTTCTTAATCTTGTTGATTAATTCAGCTGTTTCTGTAAATCCGTGCTCATCATATAATCTTGCAATTAATTTCTTAAGTTGTTTTTTACCAAATGTTTCATGATATTGTTTATCAATTTCTGGTAAAAGTTCATTAAACATAAGTCTTCCTGGAGTAGTTTCTACCATTTCTCCATTGATTCTTACTTTAATTAAAGCGTGAGTATCTAATACTCCATTATCATATGCACTTAAAGCTTGAGCGATATTAGAGAACATTTTTCCTTCTCCTTTTGCTCCTGCTCTATCTTTTGTCATATAGAAACATCCCATAACCATGTCTTGAGATGGAACTGCTATAGGTTCTCCATTTGATGGAGAGATGATATTATTTGGTGCAAGCATTAATAGTTTTGCTTCCATTATAGCTTCTGGAGATAGCATTAAGTGTACTGCCATTTGGTCTCCGTCGAAGTCAGCGTTAAATGCTGAACATACTAATGGGTGAAGTCTAATTGCTTTACCTTCAATTAAAACTGGTTCAAATGCTTGAATTGATAGTCTGTGTAGTGTGGGAGCTCTGTTTAATAAAACAGGGTGGTCTTGAATTACATCTTCAATTACGTCCCAAACTCTATCGTCTGCATCTTCAACTAATTTCTTAGCAGTTTTTATATTAGTAGCAAGCTCTCTTTTTACAAGTTCTCTCATAATGAAAGGTTTGTAAAGTTCAAGTGCCATTTTCTTAGGAATTCCACATTGGTTCATCTTTAATGATGGTCCAACAACAATTACCGATCTTGCTGAGTAGTCAACTCTTTTTCCTAGTAGGTTTTGTCTAAATCTACCTTGTTTACCTTTTAACATATCAGATAGTGATTTTAACTCTCTGTTGTTTTGAGCAACTACTGGTTTTCCTCTTCTACCATTATCTATTAAAGCGTCAACAGCTTCTTGAAGCATTCTTTTTTCGTTTTTAACAACGATTTCAGGTGCTCTTTTTTCAAGAAGTTTTTTAAGTCTGTTGTTTCTGTTAATAACTCTTCTATATAAATCATTTAAGTCAGAAGTAGCAAATCTTCCTCCATCTAGCTGAACCATAGGTCTTAAATCAGCTGGAATTACTGGAACATTTTTAAGAATCATCCATTGAGGTTTGTTGTCAGAAGCGATAAAGTCTCTAACAATTTTTAATCTCTTAACGATTTTCTTTCTCTTTTGTGCTGAAGTTACATCTTCTAACTCTTTTTCTAATTCATCTTTTAATTTTTCAAGATCAATTTTTTCTAATAACTTTAATACAGCTTCTGCTCCCATTAAAGCTTCAAATTTATTTCCGTATAATTGCTTGTATAATTTATATTCTTTTTCAGTTAGTATTTTTCCTTCTTTTAAGTTGCTTTCTCCAGTTTCTGTAACTATATATCTAGCAAAATATAATACAGATTCAAGTTCTTTTGGAGATAGCCCGATTATAAGTGCCATTTTATTTGGTGTTCCTTTAGAATACCAAATATGAGCAACTGGTGCAGCAAGAGCAATGTGTCCCATTCTCTCTCTTCTCACCTTAGATTTAGTTACTTCTACCCCACATTTTTCACAAACTAAACCTTTATATCTCATTCTTTTATATTTTCCGCATCCACATTCCCAATCTTTTGTTGGTCCGAATATTCTTTCGCAGAAAAGTCCATCGTTTTCGGGATTTAAAGTTCTATAGTTGATAGTTTCAGGTTTTGTAACTTCTCCGTGTGACCATTCTTCGATCTTTTCAGGAGATGCCAATCTAATTCTTATTTTCTCAAAACTTCTAATTTCCATTAAATACAAAGCCTCCTTATTGAGATAAAGCCATAATTGATGACGAAAGGCCGACCAAAATCCTTAACTTTCAGTCAGCTCCTCCGTTCCTATTTATTCTTACTTATTTATTTTTACTGTTCTTTGAAATCATCTAAAGGAGAGTATTCTGTAGTTATTTCTTCATTACTTAACTCGTCATCTACATTGATAACGTTGTTATCTCCATCAAATAATTCTACGTCAAGTGCTAATGCTTGGAATTCTTTTAATAAAACTTTGAATGATTCAGGTAAGTCTGCTTCTGGCATCTCTTCACCTTTAATAATTGCTTCATAAGTTTTTGTTCTTCCCATTACGTCGTCTGATTTAACAGTCAACATCTCTTGAAGTATGTTAGATGCTCCATATGCTTCTAGTGCCCAAACTTCCATTTCTCCAAGTCTTTGTCCACCAAATTGAGCTTTTCCTCCAAGTGGTTGTTGAGTAACTAATGAGTAAGGTCCAATAGCTCTTGCGTGCATTTTGTCCTCTACCAAG
The genomic region above belongs to Fusobacterium sp. DD2 and contains:
- the rpoC gene encoding DNA-directed RNA polymerase subunit beta', yielding MEIRSFEKIRIRLASPEKIEEWSHGEVTKPETINYRTLNPENDGLFCERIFGPTKDWECGCGKYKRMRYKGLVCEKCGVEVTKSKVRRERMGHIALAAPVAHIWYSKGTPNKMALIIGLSPKELESVLYFARYIVTETGESNLKEGKILTEKEYKLYKQLYGNKFEALMGAEAVLKLLEKIDLEKLKDELEKELEDVTSAQKRKKIVKRLKIVRDFIASDNKPQWMILKNVPVIPADLRPMVQLDGGRFATSDLNDLYRRVINRNNRLKKLLEKRAPEIVVKNEKRMLQEAVDALIDNGRRGKPVVAQNNRELKSLSDMLKGKQGRFRQNLLGKRVDYSARSVIVVGPSLKMNQCGIPKKMALELYKPFIMRELVKRELATNIKTAKKLVEDADDRVWDVIEDVIQDHPVLLNRAPTLHRLSIQAFEPVLIEGKAIRLHPLVCSAFNADFDGDQMAVHLMLSPEAIMEAKLLMLAPNNIISPSNGEPIAVPSQDMVMGCFYMTKDRAGAKGEGKMFSNIAQALSAYDNGVLDTHALIKVRINGEMVETTPGRLMFNELLPEIDKQYHETFGKKQLKKLIARLYDEHGFTETAELINKIKNFGYHYGAMAGVSVGIEDLEIPANKKDILDKADAEVAQIDADYKAGKIINEERYRKTITVWSEATKAVGDAMMRGLDQFNPVYMMATSGARGNESQMRQLAAMRGNMADTQGRIIEVPIKANFREGLTVLEFFMSSHGARKGLADTALRTADSGYLTRRLVDISHEVIVNAEDCGTLEGIEVGDLVSDGKVIEELKERINGRVLAEDIVVDGVTIGKRNDMVGKEMIKKIEEAGLKKVKIRSPLTCALEKGVCRKCYGMDLSNHKEILLGEAVGVVAAQSIGEPGTQLTMRTFHTGGVATAATLVTSTKADNSGKVTFRDIKILKNEETGEDVVVSQGAKLIIGNYDYEVNSGSVLKVKEGDMVKEGDILMTFDPFHIPIIADQAGRIEYRELYVKENYDEKYDVTEYMAVKPVESGDINPRVVVFDNDGNQIGSYPIPFGAFLMVREGDMVQKGQTIAKIIKQGAGNKDITGGLPRVQELFEARNPKGKAMLTEVDGKVEVTGKKKKGMRVILIKSQTDPDMVKEYLVPVADRLVATDGMLVKAGDKITEGAISPFDILNIKGLVAAEQFILESVQQVYRDQGVTVNDKHIEIIVKQMFKKVRVVDSGASLFLEDEVVERNLVDAENERLRAIGKPEIKYEPVIQGITKAAVNTGSFISAASFQETTKVLSNAAIEGKVDYLEGLKENVIIGKKIPAGTGFSAYKKVREKIIEDEIKQD